In the Oscillospiraceae bacterium genome, CTGTTTGCCCTGGGCGATGCGAGCGGCAGCCAGGGTGATCTTGCGGGTGACAAAGGTCTCGCCGCGGCGCTCGGACTCGTGGTTGAAGAGGATACCGGAGCAGCAGAACATGTTGTAGGCCTCGCGGTACTCCTTCACGATCCAGAAGCCGTACTGCTTGGCGACGGCGTAGGGGCTGTAGGGGTGGAACGGGGTGTTCTCGTTCTGTGGCACTTCCTCGACCTTGCCGTACAGCTCCGAGGTGGATGCCTGGTAGATGCGGCAGGTGTCGGTCAGGCCGCACAGACGCACGGCCTCCAGCACGCGCAGCACGCCGGTAGCGTCGACATCGGCGGTGAACTCCGGCACATCGAAACTGACCTGGACGTGGCTCTGGGCGGCGAGGTTGTAAATTTCATCGGGGCGGACCTTGCCGACGACCGAGAGGATGCTCATCGAATCGCTGAGGTCGCCGTAATGCAGGTGGAAGTTGGGGTGGCCTTCCAGATGGGCGATGCGCTCTCGGTAATCGACAGAAGAACGGCGGATGATGCCGTGGACATCGTAGCCTTTTTCCAGCAGGAACTCCGCCAGATAGCTGCCGTCCTGGCCGGTGATACCGGTGATGAGTGCTTTTTTCATAACTGTATATCCTTTCTACCGCACTTTTTATACGGCATATAAATGCTTTTGATTGGGTCTTGTTTGTTATTGTAGCGGATTTTTTCCTGTTACTGTAGGGGTAATCTTGCAAAGCAGTAGCATTATATTGACTTTTTGTATGCCGCTGTGGTATGATGCCTGCAAGGAACTTTGGCAGGAGGGCATCATGAAAACACCATTTTTTGACGGCAAGCTGGTACATTCCCGGCGCGTGATCTACACGCCCTCCCCTTTTGCGCGGTCGAACCTCATCCATCTGCAGGAGGTGGGCAGTTTGCAGGCGCGGCAGCCCCACACCAGCACCCGCAAGGGGCTGGCGTCCTACCTGTTTTTCTGGGTGGAGAGCGGCTCCGGTGAGTTGGAGTACGAGGGTGCCTGGCACGAGCTGCATGCCGGGGACTGCGTGTTTCTGGATTGCCAGCGCCCCTACCAGCACCACACCGGGGACGATCTGTGGCAGCTGCACTGGGTGCATTTTTATGGGCCGAACATGGCGGCCATTTACAAAAAGTATCAGGAGCGGGGCGGCCTGCCCTGCTTCCGCGCTGCTGACCCCGGCGGATACGCGGCGCTGCTGGACGAATTGTACGCGCTGGCGGAATCCGACACTTACGTGCGGGACATGCAGATTTATGAAAAGCTGATTGCCCTGCTGACCCTGCTGATGGAAGAAAGCTGGCACCCGGACACCGCCCGCGCGCCGGGCAGCAAAAAGCAGAACTTGCAGGAGATCAAGGATTATCTGGACACCCACTACACCGAGAAGATCACGCTGGACGCGCTGGCTGAGCGGTTCTACATCAACAAGTTCTACCTGACCCGCGTGTTTAAGGAGCAGTTCGGTCAATCGGTCACCAACTATCTTGTGCAGCTGCGTATTACCCAATCCAAGCGGCTGCTGCGCTTTACCGACCGCAGCATCGAGGCTGTGGCCCAGGAGTGCGGACTGAACGATGCCAACTATTTTTCCCGCCTGTTTAAAAAGGTGGAGGGCACCACCCCCGGCGAGTACCGGCGGCAGTGGTGAGTTCGAGTTTTACCCAGCACAGACAAACGAAAACGCGGCGGCCTTCCCCTTTTGCCGGGAAAGCCGCCGCGCTGGTTTTTGTATGGTGTTTATTGCCGATCAGGAGAGCAGCATGCGGTCGTTGGCAAAGCCGCCGTCGCTGACCTGCTCAAAGCGCTGGAGCAGGTCGCTGACCTGCAGGTTGGCCTTTTCCTCACCGCGCACATCGTAGATGACATGGCCCTCGTACATCATGATCAGGCGGTTGCCGTACTTGATGGCATCCTTCATGTTGTGGGTGATCATCAGGGTGGTCAGGTGGTTCTCCTGCACGATCTTCTCCGAGAGGGCCAGCACCTTAGCGGCCGTCTTGGGGTCCAGGGCGGCGGTGTGCTCGTCCAGCAAAAGCAGCTTGGGCTTTTTCAGGGTGGCCATCAACAGGGTGACCGCCTGGCGCTGGCCGCCGGAAAGCAGGCCGACCTTGCTGGTCATGCGGTCCTCCAGGCCCAGGTCCAGCGTTTTAAGCAGCTCGTGGTATTCCTCGCGCTCTTTTTTGGTGATGCCCACTTTCAGCGAGCGGGTCACGCCGCGGCGGGCCGCCAGGGCGAGGTTTTCCTCAATGCCCATGGTGGCGGCGGTGCCCATCATCGGGTCCTGAAAGACACGGCCGATGTACTTGGCGCGCTGATGCTCCGACAGGCGGGTGACGTCCTGCCCGTCGATGAGGATCTTGCCCATATCGATAGGCCAGACACCGGCTACCGCGTTGAGCATGGTGGATTTGCCCGCGCCGTTGCCGCCAATGACGGTAACGAAATCGCCGTCTTCCAGCGTCAGGTTCAGGTCTTGCAGGGCCACTTTCTCGTTGACTGTGCCGGCGTTAAAGGTCTTGTAGACGTTTTTGATCTCAAGCATGGTTCTTCTCCCCCTTTTTCACCGAGGTCTTGGTGAAGTATTTGCCCTTCCAGTACGGGATGGTCAGGAACAGCGCCACTACCAAAGCAGTGAGCAGCTTCAGGTCGTCGGTAGACAGGCCCAGGCGCAGGACAAAGACCATGACGATGTAGTAGATGATAGCGCCGATAACGGCGGACAGCAGCTTGAGGGCAAAGTTGCGGAAGATACGGCTGAAGATGACCTCGCCGATGATGACCGCCGCCAGACCAATGACGATAGCACCACGGCCCATGTTGATGTCGGAGAAGCCCTGATACTGGGCCAGCAGACCGCCGGCCAGCGCGACCAGGCCGTTGGAGATCATCAGGCCCAGCACCTTGGTGACGTTGGTGTTGATGCCCTGGGCACGGGCCATGTTCTGGTTAGCGCCGGTGGCACGCAGAGAACAGCCCAGCTCAGTGCCAAAGAACCAGTACAGCACAGCGATCAGCACCGCGCAGAAGATGGTCAGGATCAGGATTGGGTTATTGAGGGCCACATTGCGGACATAACGGGCCGAGACCAGCAGGCCGTACTTATCCACGCTGATGGGCAGGTTGGCTTTGCCGCCGCCCGTGCCGAAGCCCATGATGCGGAGGTTGACTGAATACAGCGCCAGCTGGGTCAAAATACCGGCCAAAATAGCCGGGATGCCGCAGGCCGTGTGGAACAGGCCCGTAACAAGGCCCGCCAGCATACCTGCTGCCGTAGCCGCCAGCAGGGCCAGCCCCACCGGCACCCCGTTAAGCACCATAACAACGCAGACCGCACCGCCGGTACCGAGAGAGCCGTCGACCGTCAAATCGGCCACATCCAGGATGCGGTAGGTTAGGTAGACGCCGATGGCCATAATGCCCCAGATAAGGCCCTGGGCCACAGCACTGGGCATTGAGTTGATCAGGGAAGCAAAGAATCCCATGAATAAAACCTCCGAACTTTTTTGGAATCATGCTGGGGAAACGATGCATCAAAACAGCGGGGAAAGAGCCGTTTCAACCCTCTCCTCGCTGTTTATTCGTGCGTGTGATTCAGGATTTTTTAGTCGGCAATAGCCTCATAGCCGTCCGGCGGGGTGATGCCCAGTGCTTCGCAGTTGGCTGCGTTGTACTTTTTGGTAACGTTGGGGGCAAACGCAACAGGCATGGTGGAGACATCGGCGCCATCGGCCAGGATCTCGGCAGCCATCTCACCAGTCTTGTAGCCCAGATCGTAGTAGCTGATGGACAGGGCGGCAACACCGCAGCCCTTGCAGATGCCTTCCTCACCGGCAACCACAGGAACCTTCTCCGGGATAACCACATTGGCGATGGCCTCGGTGTTGGAAGCAGCGGTGTTATCGGTGGGGATGTAGATTACGTCAGAGGCAGCAGCAGCGGCCTGGGTGACGGAGGTGACATCGTTGGTATCGGTGAAAGCGTAGCGGGTGGTCTCCAGGCCCATCTCCGTGAGATAGCCTTCAATGACATCGCACTGGTAGACGGAGTTGGGCTCAGCGCTGCAGTACAGCAGGCCAACAGTCTTAGCGTTCGGGAACATCTCCTGAATCATGGCTGCCTGCTGGTCCAGCGGGGCCAGGTCAGAGGTGCCGGAGATGTTGTTGCCCACAGTGCCGGTCCAGTCAGAGATGTCCAGCGCAGTGGCGTAGTCGGTAACAGAGGTGCCGAGGACGGGGATGTCGGCGGTAGCCTGGGCAGCAGCCTGCAGCGGGGCGGTGGCGTTGGCCAGGATCAGATCGACGCCAGTGGAGACAAAGCCGCTGACGATGGTGGTGCAGTTGGCGGAATCGCCGGAGGCGTTCTGCTCGTCAAACTTGACGTTGCCCTCGCCCAGCTTCTCGGTCAAAGCGTCCTTGAAGCCCTGGGTGGCGGCGTCCAGCGCCTCGTGCTGGACCAATTGGCAGATGCCGACGGTATAGACCTTGCCGTCGGTGCTTTCGGCGGCGGAAGTTTCTTCGCTCTCCGCGGTGGAAGCTGCGGGGGTGGAATCAGCAGCAGCGGTGCTGGATGCAGTGCTGCCGCAAGCTGCCAGACCCATGGTCATGGCAGCTGCCATAGCGAGTGAAAGTGCCTTTTTCATCTTTGTTCCCTCCAAATAACGGCAACATGCTTACGCGCCGCACAGCGTGCCCTCAAAAGCAGTTGCTTTAGTGCTTTAAAGTATAGCACAGTTTAACGCTTTAAAGCAAGGTCTATCTTGCCAAATTTGGCACTTTGCAGCAGCAAATTCTCAGCATTTTTACCAAAAAACAGCAAAACAGCCCATTGCCCCCCTTTTTCGGGTTCCGCAGCGGACTGTTTATATAGTTTTGAAGTTTAGGTGGGTCAATCAGCAAAGCAGGCATTCTCTGTCTTGGCGATCAGCTCCACAAAGCGTTCCGGGCTGCTGGCGTGGCGCAAAGCGTCCACCAGCGAGTTGCGGCTGAGCAGGTTGACCAGCCGTGCTAAAATTTGCAGGTGCAGGCTTTCATTTCCCGGGGGCACGGCGATCATGAACAAAAGGTCCACCGCCCGGACGTCCGGGGCACCCCAATCCACGCCGTGGCGCAGCGTCAGGGCCGAAATGCTGGGGGCCGATACCCCGGCGTTGCAGGCGTGGGGCAGCGCGATGCCGTCCCCGATGGCCGTGGTGCCGCCGAAGTTTTCCCGCTGGCAGACAGCGTTATAGTAGGCCGTGCCATTGGTGATGGCGCCGGTCTCCTCCTGCAATTCTACCAGGATGCCCAGCACGTCGGCGGCCTCTTTGATGTTGGCGTACAGGCGCACGCCTGCGGGGTTCATCAGTTCGCTTACTTTCATCGTACAGCCCCCTTTGCCCAGATGGCGTCAGGATTTTGTTGCCCGGTCGATCAGTGCGTACAGGTACTCACCTACCGCGCCCTCGGCGCAGGTGCAGGTGGTCACCTCGTCGGCAGTGGCCTTGACCTCGGCGGGTGCATTGGCAACGGCCACAGCATGGCCTGCGGTGCGCATCAGTTCAAGATCGTTATAGTAATCACCGATGACGATGGTGTTTTTGATGGATTTGTTCATCAATGCGCAAAGGTCCTGCAAGCCGGTGGCCTTGCTGACGCCGCCGGGCATGATCTCTAAGTAAATGTTGTTGGTGGCCAGGAAGTAGTTATCCCGGCCGTAGTACTTGGTTTTGGCGTACTGCCCCAGCTTGCGGATGGCCTCGGGGTCAGCGGCAAACACTACCTTGACCCAGCCGTCCGGCACACAGTCAATGGGGCAGGCAATGCTGCCCAGGTGTTCGTCCACCTGGTGGGCGTGGGTAGTCTCGTTGGCGTGGATGACGTACATCTCGCCGTTGCCGGCCATGACCTCCACACCCATGCGCGGGAACTTGTTCAGGATGTCCTTGATAGCCGTGGTGGCCTGCTCCCGGTTGAGGGTCGAGCGGTGCAGCACCGTCTCGGTGGAAAAATCATACAGCAGCGCGCCGTTGCAGGAAATGGCCGGCAGCGAAAGGCGTATGCCTTCCAACGCTGCGCGGATCGACTCCGGCGGGCGGCCGGTAGCCACGGTAAACAGGCCGCCCAGGCTGGTAAAGAGATTGATGACCGTGCGGTTGCAGGCCGGCAGCCCCTCTTTGGCGGTGAGCAGCGTGTTATCCATATCACAGATGACAAGGGTATCGCTTAGCGCTGATTTCATGCGCGATGTTCCTTTCTTAACCGTGTCAGAAACTCTGTAAAATAGGCAGGCAGCGGCGAGTCAAACTGCACCCACTGCTGCGTTGCAGGGTGAATAAAGCCCAATTCTTTAGCGTGCAGGCATTGGCCGTTCAGGCTTTTGATGCAGTTGCGCGGGCCGTAGACGGCGTCCCCTGCCAGCGGGTGACCGATGCTGGCCATGTGTACGCGGATCTGGTGGGTGCGGCCGGTCTTGAGCTGGCAGGCAATGTAGGTAAAGTTGCCGAAGCGTTCCAGCACGCGCCAGCCGGTGTAGGCGTAGCGGGCACCCGAGGTTTCCTGCGGAACGACCGCCATCTTTTTGCGGTCCCGCGGGTCGCGGCCGAGGTACGTTTCCACAAAGCCCTCATCCTCTTTCAGATTGCCGTAGACGATGGCATGGTAGATCCGGTGGATGCTATGCACACTGAACTGGGCGCTGAGCGCCTGGTGCGCAGCATCGTTTTTGGCCATGACCAACAGGCCGCTGGTGCCCTTATCGATACGGTGGACGATGCCGGGGCGGATGGCCCCGCCGATGCCGGAAAGCTGCCCGGCGCAGTGGTACAGCAGCGCGTTGACCAGCGTGCCGTCCGGGTTGCCGGGGGCAGGATGCACCACCATGCCCTTGGGCTTGTTGATGACGATCAAATCGTTATCCTCGTAGACGACATCCAGCGGGATGTTCTGGGGTTGGGCCTCGATGGGCTGAGGTTCCGGCAGGTCGATACAGTAGGCAGCGCCGGGGACAACTTTGTCTTTTTTGTTGACGCAGCTGCCGCCGCGGGTCACTCTGCCCTGCTCCATCAGGTTTTGCAGGGCGCTGCGGGAAAGCTCGGCGCACTGCCCTGCCAGCCAAGCGTCCAGGCGGCCGGAGGCATCAGGCCCAGCGATAAGTTCAATTTTTTCCATTAGCATCATCTGCGGGGGCGGCCGATTCTGTTTTTACGCTTTTCTCGGCTTTTTCTTTAAAGTAGGAGTCGAACAGCACCCACACCATCAGCAGACCGACGCCTACGCAGACGCAGATGTCAGCGAAGTTGAAGATGGCAAAGTTCATGAACAGGACGTTGATGTAGTCGACCACCACGCCGGTAGCGATGCGGTCGATCAGGTTGCCGATGCCGCCGCCCAGTACCAGAGTCCAGGCTACCCGCTCCAGCGGGGTCAGCTTGCGGGCAAACAACATCCACAATACGCCCAACAGCATCAGCGAGGTGGCGGCAATCAGTAGTTTTTGTTTGCCTGCCAGCATCGAAAACGCCATGCCATCATTGAGAAAGTAGCGCAGCTCCAGCACGCCGGGGATCAGCGTCATGGCCGTTTTGGGCAGCAGTACCGCCGTGGCCCAGCGCTTGATAAGCTGGTCAACGCCCACAAGCACAGCCGCCGCCAGCACAGAAAGAACACCAAAAATCATGGTTACTCCCTTATTCAAAAAAATCAGCGGTGCTTATGCAATTATAAGCACCGCTGAACGGTAGATTAAAGACCCAGCACCTTAGCGCAGCGCGGGCACAGGCCGTTTTCGCCAACGGCGGGCTCGTACTTCCAGCAGCGCAGGCACTTGTTGCCGGCTGCGTGGGCAGCGGCAGCGCCCAGACCCTCGACGATGCCCTTGACACCGCCCTCGCCCTCAGTCAGATCGACTTTGGAGACGATGAACAGGTCGGCCAGCTCATCCATGGGGATGGTGTTCAGGAAGTCATAGACCTCCTTGTTGCAGTACAGCGTCAGGCAGGCTTCCAGAGAAGATCCGATGGTCTTATCGGCACGGGCCTGCTCCAGCACCTTCTTGACATCATCACGGATGGCCATGATGCGGTCCCACTTGGCAGTGAAGGCTTCGTCAGCAGCGGCCTTGGCTTCGGGCATCTGCTCAAAGACGACATAGTCCTTCATGCCGGGCATCTTGGGCACATAGCTCCAGATTTCCTGGCTGGTGAAGCTCAGGATGGGGGCCAGCAGCTTAGTAAAGTCGACCAGGATGCGGTACAGCGCGGTCTGTGCACAGCGGCGGGCATGGTCGTCAGCGCAGTACAGGCGGTCCTTGATAACGTCCATATAGAAGTTGGACATATCGATGACGCAGAAGTTGTACAACGCATGGTAAGCGCGGCTGAAGTCGTAGTGGTCGTAGGCATCGCGCATGGTGGCGGTCAGCTGGTTGCATGCTTCCAGCGCCCAGCGGTCGATCTCGAACAGCTGATCGTCAGCGACCATATCCTTGTTGGGATCAAAATCGTTGATGTTGCCCAGCATGAAGCGGGCGGTGTTGCGCATCTTGCGGTAAGCCTCGGACAGCTGGCGGAATATCTCCTTACCGGCGCGGACGTCGACGGTATAATCGCTGGAAGCGACCCACAGACGGACGATGTCGGCACCGTAGTCACGAATGATTTCGCTGGGTTCCACGCCGTTGCCAGCGGACTTGTGCATCTGCTTGCCTTTTTCGTCGACGACCCAGCCATGGCACAGCACCTCGCGGTACGGAGCCTGGCCCTGGGTGGCAACGCTGGTCAGCAGGCTGGACTGGAACCAACCACGGAACTGATCGGCACCTTCCATGTACATATCAACAGGATAGGTCAGCTCCGGGCGCTCGCGGCAGACAGCGCTCCAGGTAGAGCCGGAGTCGAACCAAACGTCCATGATGTCGGGATCTTTCTCCCAATCGGAAGCGCCGCACTCGCAGACTTCGCCCTTGGGCATGATCTCGTTGGCATCGTACTTATACCAGGCGTCGCTGCCCTCCTTGCGGAACAGGTCGGAGACAGCCTTGATGGAAGCATCGGTGATGTGGTACTTGCCACACTTCTTGCAGTAGAAGACCGGGATGGGCACGCCCCAGACGCGCTGACGGCTGATGCACCAGTCGCTGCGGTCACGGACCATGCCAGCCATGCGGTCATGGCCCCAGGCCGGTTGCCAGTGTACACTGTCAATAGCCTTGTAGACATCCTCTTTGAAAGCATCGATGGAGCAGAACCACTGCTCGGTCGCGCGGAAGATGATGGGATGGTGGCAGCGCCAGCAGTGCGGGTACTGGTGGGTGATGTGCTGCACACCCATCAGGTGGCCACTCTCCTTGATATGCTCCAGAATGACCTTGTTGGCATCCCAGACCTTGAGGCCGGCAAATTTCTCGCCAGCTTCGGCGGTCAGGCGGCCGGCGTCATCCACGGGAACAACGACGGGAACCTGCGGGTAGTGGTTAACGCAGACTTCAAAGTCCTCAACACCATGGCCGGGGGCGGTGTGGACGCAGCCGGTGCCGCCTTCGAGGGTGACATGGTCGCCCAGGATGACCAGGCCCTTGCGGTCCAGGAAGGGATGCTGATACTGCATCAGCTCCAGTTCGCTGCCCAGAACGGTGTCGGGCAGGACTTCGTACTCGTCGATGTGGCAGCCCTTCATCGTGGACTCGACCAGCTCGCGGGCCATGATGTGGTAAGCATCGCCGATCTTGACGAAGGCATACTCCAGGTTGGGGTTCAGGCAGGTGGCCACGTTGGCGGGCAGGGTCCAGGTGGTGGTGGTCCAGATGACGATCCAGGCCTTATCCAGCGGGATGTTGTGCTTGGCCAGCACGCCGTTGGGGTCGTCGGTCAGCTTAAAGCGGACGTAGATAGAGTCGCACTCGTCCTCGGCGTACTCGATCTCAGCCTCAGCCAGGGCGGTACGGTCCTCGGGGCACCAGTAAACGGCCTTCATGCCCTTGTAGATGTAGCCTTTCTTGGCCATCTCGCCGAAGATCTCGACCTGGCGGGCCTCAAACTCGGGGCGCAGGGTCAGGTAGGGGTTGGCGAAATCGCCCTGGACGCCCAGGCGCTTGAACTGGGAGTTCATGACATCGATATGCTCGGTGGCGAACTCTTTGCAGATCTTGCGCAGTTCTAGCTTGGAAACGCCGGACTTCTTATCGCCCAGAGACTTCAGGGCTTTCAGCTCGATGGGCAGGCCATGGGTATCGTAGCCCGGCACATAGGGGGCCTGGAAACCAGCCATGTTCTTGTAGCGCAGAATGATGTCCTTGATGATCTTGTTCAGCGCGGTGCCCATGTGGATGTTGCCATTGGCATACGGAGGGCCATCGTGCAGGACCCAGCGGGGTTTGCCCTCGTTGTTTTTGATCATCTGCTCGTAGACGTGGTTCTGCTCCCAGTCTTCCAGCATTTTCGGCTCTTTTTTCGGCAGACCAGCACGCATTTCAAACGGGGTCTGCATCTTGTGGATGGTGTCGTTGTAATTCTGCGCCAAGATTTCCTACTCTCCTCTATAGAAATAGTTTTTGACCTTATTGGTTTATCGGACATCAACTGTCAAAGTCAACGCCCTCAAAGTTATCGAACGCCGGAGAATTCAGCTCCTCCTGCGGTTCGGCACTTACTTTTTTACGGGTGCTGCGCTTGGCCGGGGCTTTGCGGGTGCTGCGTTTGGCAGGCGCCGGGGCAGCTTCCGGCGCATCGCTGTACAGCCCTGCACCGGGCTGGAAGCGGCTGCCGTCGATCGGCATCGGCTCTGCGGCGGGGGCGGTTTCTTCCGGTTCCTCCGGGTGCGGGGCGATAGCGAACTCAACGGTGTCTATCTTTTCCGGGGCGGGCTCGGCCACAGGGGTCGGCTCCGGCGCCGGGGCAGTTTCAGCGGGGTTATAGTAGCTGGTGGCCTGGGGTTCCGGCTCCTGCACAGGCGCGGGGGCCGGGACAGGCTCGGTATAAGGCACAGCCTCGGGGGCGGGCTCAGCATAAGGCTGGTCAGCAGCGGGCTGCGGGGCAGGCTGCTGGGCTTCCTCCTGCGCAGGCGGGTTATATTCCGGCATCTTGCTGATGAGGTTGATGTGCTTGCGGTACATCTCCATCAGCGAACGCTTGAAGCTGTCGGCTTCGCTTTTCAGCGTCACGATCTCCTGCTTGGCCAGTTCCACATCGTCGCGGGCGCGCTGCTCGCGGTCGTCGGCCTTCATATTGGCAGCACGGATGATTTCCGCAGCCTTCTGCTTGGCTTCACGGATCACGTTCTCACCCAAGCGCTGGGCGTTGATCATCGTGGTGCGCAGAGTGTCTTCCTCGGCACGGTACTGGTCGATACGCTGGGCCAGGACGACGAGGTTTTTCTGCATCTCGTCATTTTTAGCCGCCAAGGCATCCATGCTTTCCGCTACCTGCTTGAGGTAGTCATCCACATCATCGCAGCGATAGCCGCGCATCGCTTTGTCAAATGTTACGCGGCGGACATCCTCAGAAGAGATCATGGCTTTCCTCCTGTTTGCGGGCAAAGCCCGTTATTGCCGGATTTCAGGGTCCTGCATTTTATACGAAGAGTCCGGGACTCTTTGTCTCAATACTGGTAAAAGGATATGAACTGGCGATCTTTTTTGCTTTTGCCGCCGATCTCCGCCAAGCGGAAGCGTCCCACGCCCCGCACGGTGATAATGTCGGCCTCATACATAGCCTCGTGGGCGGCGCGCAGCGGCAGATGGTTGACCTCTACCCTGCCTGCGGCGATATATTCCGCTGCTTTGGTGCGGGAAGTGTGCATCATGGCGGCCAGCACCGCATCGGCACGCAGAGCCGAAACGGTGGCTTCGTGCAGTTCCCGTTCGGGGCCGGTCAGCAGGCGGGGCGGCAGTTCGGTGCAGGTTTCCACATGCACGGGGCTATGCCCGGCACTTGTAAAGTTTACGGTGATGAACTCCGCTTTATCCGCCAGCACCACCGCATAAAACACAGCGGCATCGTCGGGGTCCTGCAAAAGGTCACCGATGCAGGCGCGGTCCAAACCTAAGCCTAACAGTGAACCGAGGTAATCTCGGTGGGTTGGCAGTTTAGCGCCGCTGTCGTAGGTCTGCATGCGCAGGTAAGCGGTGGGTTCCTCCTGCCAGGCGTCCGGCGGCTCGATACAGAGCACCTGCCGCTCGGCTCCCTCAAACCCGCCCCAGAAGCGGAAGCTCTCGCAGCCCGCTTTGTGGCAGGCAGCTTCGGCCAACATCTGTTCCCGGTCAGAAAGAAAGCCGGTATACCGCGGAATCCCGCGGCTTTCGGCAACGCGGCAAAGTTCTTCTGCCCGCTTCATTAAGCGGCGTTCCTCGTCGTTCTGCGGCGGGATATAGCCCCGCGTTTTGGCGGCGGGATCAGAAGAAGACGCCATTATTTTCTAACTCGTCGATCAGATCACCCATAATGTCAACATTATAGGGGGTGATGATGAAGGTGCTGGTGGCCACGCGCTTGATCTGGCCGTTGTTGGCATACGCCACGCCGGACAGGAAATCGATCAGACGGCGGGAAACCTCTTTGCCGGTGGATTCCAGGTTCAACACGACGGTGCGCTTGGCGTTGAGCTGGTCCGCGATGGTGGAAGCATCCTCGAAACGCTCCGGCTTGACCAGCACGACCTGCAGCT is a window encoding:
- the ileS gene encoding isoleucine--tRNA ligase, which codes for MAQNYNDTIHKMQTPFEMRAGLPKKEPKMLEDWEQNHVYEQMIKNNEGKPRWVLHDGPPYANGNIHMGTALNKIIKDIILRYKNMAGFQAPYVPGYDTHGLPIELKALKSLGDKKSGVSKLELRKICKEFATEHIDVMNSQFKRLGVQGDFANPYLTLRPEFEARQVEIFGEMAKKGYIYKGMKAVYWCPEDRTALAEAEIEYAEDECDSIYVRFKLTDDPNGVLAKHNIPLDKAWIVIWTTTTWTLPANVATCLNPNLEYAFVKIGDAYHIMARELVESTMKGCHIDEYEVLPDTVLGSELELMQYQHPFLDRKGLVILGDHVTLEGGTGCVHTAPGHGVEDFEVCVNHYPQVPVVVPVDDAGRLTAEAGEKFAGLKVWDANKVILEHIKESGHLMGVQHITHQYPHCWRCHHPIIFRATEQWFCSIDAFKEDVYKAIDSVHWQPAWGHDRMAGMVRDRSDWCISRQRVWGVPIPVFYCKKCGKYHITDASIKAVSDLFRKEGSDAWYKYDANEIMPKGEVCECGASDWEKDPDIMDVWFDSGSTWSAVCRERPELTYPVDMYMEGADQFRGWFQSSLLTSVATQGQAPYREVLCHGWVVDEKGKQMHKSAGNGVEPSEIIRDYGADIVRLWVASSDYTVDVRAGKEIFRQLSEAYRKMRNTARFMLGNINDFDPNKDMVADDQLFEIDRWALEACNQLTATMRDAYDHYDFSRAYHALYNFCVIDMSNFYMDVIKDRLYCADDHARRCAQTALYRILVDFTKLLAPILSFTSQEIWSYVPKMPGMKDYVVFEQMPEAKAAADEAFTAKWDRIMAIRDDVKKVLEQARADKTIGSSLEACLTLYCNKEVYDFLNTIPMDELADLFIVSKVDLTEGEGGVKGIVEGLGAAAAHAAGNKCLRCWKYEPAVGENGLCPRCAKVLGL
- a CDS encoding DivIVA domain-containing protein, whose product is MISSEDVRRVTFDKAMRGYRCDDVDDYLKQVAESMDALAAKNDEMQKNLVVLAQRIDQYRAEEDTLRTTMINAQRLGENVIREAKQKAAEIIRAANMKADDREQRARDDVELAKQEIVTLKSEADSFKRSLMEMYRKHINLISKMPEYNPPAQEEAQQPAPQPAADQPYAEPAPEAVPYTEPVPAPAPVQEPEPQATSYYNPAETAPAPEPTPVAEPAPEKIDTVEFAIAPHPEEPEETAPAAEPMPIDGSRFQPGAGLYSDAPEAAPAPAKRSTRKAPAKRSTRKKVSAEPQEELNSPAFDNFEGVDFDS
- a CDS encoding YlmH/Sll1252 family protein; translated protein: MASSSDPAAKTRGYIPPQNDEERRLMKRAEELCRVAESRGIPRYTGFLSDREQMLAEAACHKAGCESFRFWGGFEGAERQVLCIEPPDAWQEEPTAYLRMQTYDSGAKLPTHRDYLGSLLGLGLDRACIGDLLQDPDDAAVFYAVVLADKAEFITVNFTSAGHSPVHVETCTELPPRLLTGPERELHEATVSALRADAVLAAMMHTSRTKAAEYIAAGRVEVNHLPLRAAHEAMYEADIITVRGVGRFRLAEIGGKSKKDRQFISFYQY
- a CDS encoding cell division protein SepF encodes the protein MSMFDNLKSKLGIDTEADSYIDDTEDEIFAGGQGAPQQDYEQPEVKQHSNKVVNINATTQLQVVLVKPERFEDASTIADQLNAKRTVVLNLESTGKEVSRRLIDFLSGVAYANNGQIKRVATSTFIITPYNVDIMGDLIDELENNGVFF